A part of Numenius arquata chromosome 2, bNumArq3.hap1.1, whole genome shotgun sequence genomic DNA contains:
- the CECR2 gene encoding chromatin remodeling regulator CECR2 — protein sequence MCPEEDGGCGGGGGGGGVAGTGGPEAAVALDELRSWWEVPAIAHFCSLFRTAFRLPDFEIEELEAALHRDDVEFISDLIACLLQGCYQRRDITSQTFHSYLEDIINYRWELEEGKPNPLRESTFQELPLRTRVEILHRLCDYRLDADDVFDLLKGLDADSLRVEPLGEDSSGALYWYFYGTRMYKEDPVQGKTNGELAPDRGCGGQTNTPNVPGKTGKRRGRPPKRKKLLEENLLREKAEENLLIRETQIRNGSQGPGRGTWWLLCQTEEEWRQVTESFRERTSLRERQLYKLLSEDFLPEICNMIAQKEKRLQRTEFSPRWMSDHQPIKPIKQEVNPNVLSSMEKQRRREEEEERQILIAVQKREQEQLLKEERKREMEEKVKAVEERARRRKLREERAWLLAQGKELPPELSHLDPSSPTREERRTKDLFELDDEFTAMYKVLDVVKAHKDSWPFLEPVDESYAPNYYQIIKAPMDISSMEKKLNGGQYCTKEEFVGDMKTMFRNCLKYNGEGSEYTKMAYNLERCFHRAMMKHFPGEDGDTDEEFWIREDGRREKRSRRTGRSSTGSVWTRSRDPDGPGKRQQRLENGGKPPPYRATSRAPASSSSSSSFSSSSAEDPSGNPMQPPREVGPSNGRGFPRSLQYGGMPSPVPHPGQMRPAVPGTFGPLRGSDPTKLYGSPRVPEPHPGDPVQQHQHFAMQPAVGLSEHRGHRLAAPEKQACAGPTHVAGLGPRPGALQLGRMSGPPPDTVYPPAQFQQGFLPPRHNGPPVRPPEGSEVPPGHMYRPYKYLNRAHPALWNGSHGPTGQGTVGPEEKAPMGPGPSLQPRALGHMMDPRAMRPPLPPSQWTEQSNFLPHGVPPSGYIRPPGKAAGQRMPQPTATLFGGPPQVQRGCQGGDSMMDSPEMIAMQQLSSRVCPPGVPYHPRQPPPPHLPGPFPQLAHAASAAGGQPPKPIVGNGNSQDPTSQTMETESNQVEPPAGVDEKAQCIGIPDGAYTKLLPQPKPPLTMECTRRALPPDGEGDGSGVKGDLKTGQGKGTWPAESGYAGGPGCVRDLVPTSERGGPLPENGAAGEGPAASAEGKGLATNLLEKPLCGGGKALPEAAVPCMGQATGLPGVDASSMGATPNQFHPLYMPGLEYPNSAGRYHINPSLQGFGPVMGGKPPPPPPHPQHFSPRGFQPSSAHPGVFPRYRPPQGMPYPYQPQPQPSYHHYQRPPYYACPQGYSDWQRPLHPQASPSGHPTAHPPLARPPFPDRGSASSLQGCEALSAALASPNRMDVASAKEVSPSDGQDLGPEDEKSEESQERPESPKEFLDLDNHNAATKRQSSVAAGEFLYGAPPPHLGSGMGFGPSAFPPHGVMLQTGSPYGSRHPASHFQPRTYGSPMNAHLSHHPASGQANGLSQEGPLYRCREENVGHFQALLMEQRGSGGGMGGPPQDLYRPSGMQMHQAQVPFPKMPTATMSREDLTPQKPSALPLDQS from the exons ATCGCAGACGTTTCACAGCTACCTGGAGGACATCATCAACTATCGCtgggagctggaggaagggaagCCCAATCCCCTACGGGAGTCCACCTTCCAGGAGCTGCCCCTGCGCACCCGGGTGGAGATCCTGCACCGCCTCTGTGACTACCGCCTCGATGCAGACGACGTCTTCGACCTCCTCAAG GGCTTGGACGCTGACAGCCTCCGCGTGGAGCCGCTGGGCGAGGACAGCAGCGGTGCCCTGTACTGGTACTTCTACGGCACGCGGATGTACAAGGAGGACCCGGTGCAGGGGAAAACCAACGGAGAGTTGGCTCCAGACAG gggatgtggggggcagaCAAACACCCCAAACGTTCCTGGGAAAACAGGCAAGAGACGAGGGCGACCCCCAAAGCGGAAAAAACTCCTGGAAGAAAATTTGCTGAG ggagaaggcagaagagaACTTGCTAATCCGCGAGACTCAGATAAGAAATG GGTCCCAAGGGCCTGGCCGTGGGACATGGTGGCTGCTGTGTCAGACGGAAGAGGAGTGGAGGCAGGTCACGGAGAGCTTCAGAGAGAGGACTTCCCTTAGAGAGCGGCAGCTCTACAAACTCTTGAGTGAAGACTTCCTGCCGGAGATCTGCAACATGATTGCACAGAAG GAGAAGCGTCTACAGCGGACAGAGTTTTCTCCCAGGTGGATGTCTGACCATCAGCCCATCAAACCAATCAAGCAGGAG GTAAACCCGAACGTGCTGAGTTCAATGGAGAAGCAGAGgcgcagagaggaagaggaggagcgcCAAATCCTTATAGCAGTACAGAAGAGGGAGCAGGAACAGCTGctaaaggaggagaggaagagagagatggagGAGAAGGTGAAAGCAGTGGAAG AACGGGCCAGGAGGAGGAAGCTTCGTGAAGAACGGGCCTGGCTGCTGGCGCAGGGGAAGGAGCTCCCCCCTGAGCTTTCCCACTTGGATCCCAGTTCTCCTACCAGGGAAGAGCGAAGGACCAAGGACCT CTTTGAACTGGACGATGAGTTCACAGCGATGTACAAAG TTCTAGACGTGGTAAAGGCTCACAAGGACTCTTGGCCCTTCTTGGAGCCTGTCGATGAATCATATGCTCCCAACTACTACCAGATCATTAAG GCCCCCATGGACATCTCTAGCATGGAGAAGAAGTTGAATGGAGGTCAGTACTGCACCAAGGAAGAATTTGTGGGCGATATGAAGACCATGTTCAGGAACTGTCTTAAGTACAATGGTGAAGGCAGTG aatatACCAAGATGGCTTACAACTTAGAAAGGTGTTTCCACCGAGCAATGATGAAGCATTTCCCTGGGGAAGACGGAGACACAGATGAGGAGTTTTGGATAAGAGAAGATGGAAGACGAGAGAAGAGGAGCCGGCGAACTGGCCGTTCCAGCACAGGCAGTGTTTGGACTCGGTCACGAGACCCAGATGGACCAGGCAAGAGGCAGCAACGcctggaaaatggaggaaaacctCCACCATATCGAGCTACTTCCAGGGctcctgcttcttcttcctcttcctcctccttctcctcatcctctgcAGAGGATCCAAGTGGCAATCCCATGCAGCCTCCTCGAGAAGTGGGTCCTTCCAATGGGCGAGGTTTCCCTCGCTCTCTGCAGTACGGCGGCATGCCCAGCCCTGTGCCACATCCTGGCCAGATG AGACCAGCTGTGCCGGGAACGTTTGGCCCCCTGCGAGGATCGGACCCCACAAAACTCTACGGCTCGCCGCGAGTGCCTGAGCCCCATCCCGGAGACCCggtccagcagcaccagcactttGCCATGCAG ccggCCGTGGGACTGAGCGAGCACCGTGGGCACAGGCTGGCCGCCCCGGAGAAGCAGGCGTGCGCAGGACCGACCCACGTCGCCGGCCTCGGACCCCGGCCAGGCGCCCTGCAGCTGGGACGCATGAGTGGCCCCCCGCCCGACACCGTCTACCCACCGGCCCAGTTCCAGCAGGGCTTCCTCCCTCCGAGGCACAACGGTCCCCCCGTGAGGCCACCAGAGGGCTCCGAGGTCCCCCCAGGGCACATGTACCGGCCCTACAAGTACCTGAACCGCGCACACCCGGCCCTGTGGAACGGCAGCCATGGCCCCACCGGGCAGGGCACCGTGGGGCCGGAGGAGAAGGCACCCATGGGGCCGGGGCCCTCGCTCCAGCCCCGTGCCCTGGGTCATATGATGGACCCCCGGGCCATGAGGCCACCTCTGCCTCCCAGCCAGTGGACGGAGCAATCAAATTTCCTACCTCACGGGGTGCCTCCCTCAGGGTATATCAGACCACCTGGGAAAGCCGCTGGCCAGAGGATGCCGCAGCCGACGGCCACTCTGTTCGGGGGACCCCCTCAGGTCCAAAGAGGGTGCCAGGGCGGGGACTCCATGATGGACAGCCCGGAGATGATTGCCATGCAGCAGCTGTCCTCCCGCGTGTGCCCGCCGGGTGTGCCTTACCACCCTCGCCAGCCGCCCCCGCCGCACCTCCCCGGGCCCTTTCCCCAGCTGGCACACGCCGCCTCTGCCGCCGGCGGGCAGCCCCCCAAACCCATCGTGGGGAATGGAAACTCCCAGGATCCAACCAGCCAGACCATGGAGACGGAGAGCAACCAAG TGGAGCCGCCGGCAGGTGTGGACGAGAAGGCTCAGTGCATCGGCATTCCCGACGGGGCCTACACCAAACTCCTAcctcaacccaaacccccactaaccaTGGAGTGCACCAGGCGCGCCTTGCCCCCGGATGGGGAGGGAGATGGCTCTGGCGTGAAGGGTGACCTGAAGACAGGGCAGGGCAAAggcacgtggccagcagagagtGGCTATGCTGGTGGCCCGGGCTGTGTGAGGGACCTGGTGCCCACCTCTGAGAGAGGAGGTCCCCTGCCTGAGAATGGGGCAGCGGGCGAGGGGCCAGCGGCCAGCGCCGAGGGGAAGGGGCTAGCCACCAACCTGCTGGAGAAGCCCCTCTGTGGTGGGGGGAAAGCTCTGCCTGAAGCAGCCGTGCCTTGCATGGGGCAGGCCACCGGACTCCCCGGCGTGGATGCTAGCTCCATGGGGGCCACCCCTAACCAGTTCCACCCTCTCTACATGCCCGGTCTGGAATACCCAAATTCAGCTGGGCGGTACCACATCAACCCGAGCCTGCAGGGCTTCGGTCCTGTGATGGGGGgaaagcctcctcctcctcccccccacccccagcatttTTCCCCTCGGGGTTTCCAGCCAAGCAGCGCCCACCCTGGCGTCTTCCCCCGGTATCGACCCCCCCAGGGCATGCCCTACCCCTACCAGCCGCAGCCTCAACCTTCCTACCACCACTACCAGCGACCGCCCTACTACGCCTGTCCGCAGGGCTACTCGGACTGGCAGAGGCCTCTCCACCCCCAGGCCAGCCCCAGCGGGCACCCCACCGCCCACCCACCCCTGGCCAGACCCCCTTTCCCGGACCGGGGGTCGGCCAGCAGCTTGCAGGGCTGCGAGGCACTGAGCGCCGCCCTGGCCTCTCCCAACCGCATGGACGTAGCGAGTGCCAAAGAGGTTTCTCCGAGCGATGGGCAGGATCTGGGGCCTGAAGACGAGAAGTCCGAGGAGTCCCAGGAAAGGCCGGAGAGTCCCAAAGAGTTCCTTGATTTGGACAACCACAACGCAGCCACGAAGAGGCAAAGCTCGGTGGCAGCGGGGGAGTTCCTCTATGGAGCCCCCCCACCGCACCTGGGTTCAGGGATGGGATTTGGCCCATCGGCTTTCCCTCCCCACGGGGTAATGCTACAGACTGGCTCTCCTTATGGATCCCGGCATCCCGCCAGTCATTTCCAGCCCAGGACATATGGATCGCCCATGAATGCTCACCTGTCTCATCATCCAGCCTCCGGCCAGGCCAACGGCCTCTCTCAGGAGGGACCCCTGTACCGCTGCCGGGAGGAGAACGTAGGTCACTTTCAGGCCTTGCTGATGGAGCAGAGAGGCAGTGGAGGTGGCATGGGGGGACCACCCCAGGACTTGTATAGACCCTCGGG